CGTTGCCGTACAGCAGCAGGTCGGCCTTGGCGTCCATCAGGATGGAGCGGCGTACCTTGTCCTGCCAGTAGTCGTAGTGCGCGATGCGGCGCAGCGAGGCCTCGATGCCGCCCATGATGATGGGCACGTCCTTGAAGGCTTCGCGGCAGCGCTGGGCGTACACGGCCGAGCAGCGGTCGGGCCGCGCGCCACCCACGCCGCCGGGGGTGTAGGCGTCGTCGCTGCGGATCTTCCGGTCGGCGGTGTACCGGTTGATCATGGAATCCATGTTGCCCGCCGTCACGCCCCAGAACAGGTTGGGCTTGCCGAGCGCCTTGAACGGGTCTGCACTGTGCCAGTCGGGCTGGGCGATGATGCCCACGCGGAAGCCCTGGTTCTCGAGCATGCGGCCGATCACGGCCATGCCGAAGCTCGGGTGGTCCACATAGGCGTCGCCGGTGACAATGATGATGTCGCAGCTGTCCCAGCCGAGCGCGTCCATCTCGGCGCGGCTCATCGGCAGGAAAGGCGCCGTGCCGAAGCGCTTCGCCCAGAAGGGCTTGTAGCTCGACAGTGGCTTGGCAACGGGCAGCGCCGGCGGCACGAAGTCCTTCGTGGCGGGCGCGACCAGTTCGTCGCTGTCGTGGTCGGTGTGGGCGGCAGGGGGCAGGGCAGACATGGGCGGACGCCGGGGGCGGGCATCGAAGGCAACCCGGGATTGTCGCCGGTCCGGGGGTTTCGTGCCAGCGGAGAGGACGGCATCCCCTCCTGAAGCGAGGGCCGGCAGGGTGTCATCGGGCGGCGGATCGACCCTCGCCCTGCCCGAAAATGCAAAGCCGTGTAAAGCCCTGTGTCGGCAGCCTCACACGGGCTGGCCCTGCCGTCATCATGGCGGCCGATCTGGAGACAATCACGAGGTCGGCCTGCCCCTGCGCGGCCGGGACGTTGTAACGAATGAGGAGCACAACATGAGCTGGACGAAAACCTTGCGCCAGGGCCTGACCGCCGCCCTGGTCGCCGTGGCCGGCATCGGCATGGTGGGCATGCCGATGGACGCCGATGCCAAACGCCTGGGCGGCGGGCGCCCCGCGGGCATGCAGCGCCAGATGCCGGCCAAGCAGCCGACGGCCACGCCCGATCAGGCCGGCAAGCCCGCGCAGCAGCAGAACGCCGTGGCACCCCAGCCGGGTGCGGCCCAGCAGGCAGCCGGTCAGGCTGGACGCCGCTCGTGGATGGGCCCGATCGCCGGTCTGGCCGCGGGTCTGGGCCTGGCTGCGCTCGCCAGCCATCTCGGCTTCGGTGAAGAGCTGGCCAACTTCATGATGATGGCGCTGCTGGCTGTCGTGGCCATGGTGGTCATTGGCTGGCTGATGCGCCGTTTCAGCGCCAACAAGGCGGGTGCGGCCCGCGGTGCACAGCTGGCAGGTGCCGGCGCGCCGTACCGTGACGCCCCGGGCAGTGCCCGCGCTGCCGAGACCGGTGCCACCACGCAGCCGCTGTTCCGTCAGGCCGAGGCACCGCTGCCGGGCAGCTTTGGTGCAACGGGTGGTGCGGCGGCGGCACCGGCCGCTTCCGCCGCTTCGCTGTCGGCCCTGCCGGCCGGCTTCGACGTCGACGGGTTCGAGCGTGTCGCCAAGATGATCTTCATCCGCATGCAGGCCGCCAACGATGCCGGCAATGTCGAAGACCTGCGCAAGTTCACGACGCCCGAGCTGTTTGCCTCCCTGCGTCTGGATCTGCAGGAACGCGGCCAGACCCCGCAGCAGACCGACGTCATGCAGCTGAACGCCGAGGTGGTGGACACCGCCCGCGACGACGGGCAGCTGGTGGTCAGCGTCCGCTTCCACGGCCTGGTTCGTGAGGAGGTGCAGTCGGGTGCCGAGCCGTTCGACGAGCTGTGGCACCTCGTCCGTCCGCTGGACGAGAGCCGCGACTGGGCGATTGCGGGCATCACGCCGCTGACCGCCGCTGCCTGAGCGCATCCGCTGATGTGAGCCGGCTTTGAGAACCGGCAACGAATGCGCACATTCCCCCAACCGGGGAACTGTCGCTTCAGTTACAGTCAGCGACAAAACAACTCTCCGCCCTGCGCTTGCCCTCCGGCGCAGGGCGTCCTTTCGTGACCCGTTCGGCTGTTGGCACCGCCGCGGCGAACGTGAACGAGGCGGGCAGCAGCCAGCCACGTGAACGCTCGCACGCGCTTCCGTATCACCTGCTCATTGCGCTGGTCAGCATCCTGCTGATCGTGTGGCTCTGGCCGATCGGCGTCATGCTGCATCACCGGGACACGCTGTTCCCGGTCTCGCTTCACACGCTGACCGAGTTCGGCGCCATCGCCGTGGCGCTGCTGGTGTTCGCGGTGGCGTGGTTTGCGCAAAGCCCGGGCCAGCCGGGCAACGTCGTGCTCATCGGCTGCGGTTTCCTGGCCGTGGGCCTGATCGACCTGGGGCACACGATGTCCTACAAGGGCATGCCGGTGTTCGTCACCCCGGCCGATCCGGAGAAGGCCATCCACTTCTGGCTGGTGGCGCGCTACGTAGCGGCGTTCACCCTGCTGGCTGCGGCGCTGCGCGAGCGTCCACCGATCACCTCGGCCTGGCGGCGAAGGGCGATGCTGCTGGCCGCGTTCGGCGGCAGCGCGCTGGTGTACTGGGTCAACCTCGACCGCGCGCACTGGTGGCCACGCACGTTCATCGACGGACAGGGGCTGACGCCGTTCAAGGTGGTCGCCGAATACGGGCTCATCGTGGTGTCCGGCATCGCGGCCTGGGGCTTCTACCGGCATGGCGGCGCCCGCGGCGGCTCGTACAGCAACGCAGACCTGTGCACGGCGTGCCTCATCACCATCCTGTCCGAACTCTGCTTCACGCTGTACGCCAACGTGAACAGCGTCTTCAGTCTGCTGGGGCATCTGTACAAGATCGGGGCGTACGCCTACATCTTCCGCGCGATCTTCGTCACCTCGGTGCGTGATCCCTATCAGCGCCTGAGCGTTGAGGTGCAGGAGCGCCGGGAGGCCGAGCGGCGTGTCGAGTTCCTGGCCTACCACGATGT
This is a stretch of genomic DNA from Aquabacterium olei. It encodes these proteins:
- a CDS encoding Tim44 domain-containing protein is translated as MSWTKTLRQGLTAALVAVAGIGMVGMPMDADAKRLGGGRPAGMQRQMPAKQPTATPDQAGKPAQQQNAVAPQPGAAQQAAGQAGRRSWMGPIAGLAAGLGLAALASHLGFGEELANFMMMALLAVVAMVVIGWLMRRFSANKAGAARGAQLAGAGAPYRDAPGSARAAETGATTQPLFRQAEAPLPGSFGATGGAAAAPAASAASLSALPAGFDVDGFERVAKMIFIRMQAANDAGNVEDLRKFTTPELFASLRLDLQERGQTPQQTDVMQLNAEVVDTARDDGQLVVSVRFHGLVREEVQSGAEPFDELWHLVRPLDESRDWAIAGITPLTAAA